The following is a genomic window from Carassius auratus strain Wakin chromosome 15, ASM336829v1, whole genome shotgun sequence.
cagtcgcgactcggctcccatcgttcatgtttatgagccgttcaaaagaatcggttcgttcgcaaacgtcacaactctaataatgagagtaaatactgaactcaactgtaataatgtgtgtttgcacaaaagagattaaatgaaatgctatttcatgcatactgagttttttacactgttaaagagttggattcccatgctaaacatggacaaagtttcaaaaattaagttgtacgtccggtttttcacaagtttcggaaagttttttttcgagtatggctctgtgtgacgttagatggagcggaatttccttatatgggtcctaaggacacttctgccggaagagcgctcgctcccgtatagcgaggctgagcacagacatttcactgatcagagcgattcactgatcagagcgagagcgtcgcgaaaagtcacaaaagaagtgtgtttttggttgccagggcaagaaccTGAATCcccctctgctgagatcttcagagatgtaatgtctttgatttgcagttgattttacTGCATTCTCAATcgtcagttatttcattatttcataaagattattttattttcttgattttaggatgaacacagtgtctggaaattacattgaaataacacaAGTCTAAATCCTGAGATtgttgatttggtccagaaacagtataaattatgcctaaatgaaccttaaatgatgttgaaaatatttctactgaccacttttgaactagtttttaaccttgtaaggaggttCTCTGAACGTCTAAATCGGACGTACAGAAGACGTCAAAAAAGACTTTCATTCTAGCTCCTCAGTGGATGTCTTTTCAAcgtcagcaaagacataaaagacgtccactggacgtaactttgctCAGTGGGTAGAGAGGACCTTTACAGCcatgaatgtcagcggagaccaggacaactagatgagccccagagacaaaTCCACAGTTAAGAACTTATCTCCTTGAAGGCCACCGAGACAAGACAACAGGAAACAGacaattcttctgcacaatctgactttgctgcagcctggaatttaactgctgttttcGACTGGCCCTAGGAgaacagtctctgcactggctacctattaagttctgctgttaataatgttcatcgtcttgtattaatttttctgaaaaatcctgtcatatgtgcacaaactgtcagtcaccacttataagctactactaaatattgtagaaatgtaattttctgtaaagttgcttttttaatgatttgtattttaaaaagcactatacaaattaacatgaattgaatttaattgattttaactTCATTTTCAGTGACatctttgacttgattgcacagatactatttacactgaactgagctctaTGACGACatctgaattcagtgatgaactgccttttttgcATTAATGGCactttattttcctatttaatgttgCTGAGTTGCTTTgacaatcttttttgttaaaagcgctatataaataaagatgacttgacttgaatagTTTTATGCTGTCTGGGGATCATTTCTTGGATATTTAGATAACCTTCAACCAATGTCTAATGTTTCCTATGAGGGTTGAGCTGTACATTACCTGTATGAATTCTGTATAGTTGACTAGCAGCTCTTTATGGAACTTGTAGTTACTGAACCtgtatttattatcatcatcatcatctgtatttttattgttattacctgtatttattttttcttttattatttttctttcattttttttttttttttttttttttatttctttatgagTGTACAGTACAATGTTTTTTGTTGGTGTTCTCTCATCCCTGTGGATATTATTACCCATATCCAgcattatcatatttatttaataaaactgttgCCAAATGATCAACACTTCACTGCCTGCTATTAGAGTCCGAAAGTTTGAGATAAAAGGGGGTTGGGCCAATAAGATGAAATCCAGTAGAGGTGGGCCTTGTagaataaagtaatataaaaatactgtcaaGCAGCTCAGATCCTCAGAAGACAAGTGAATCTAGCAACAGTAGGTAAATGgatattttagaattatatatacTGAGTTCTTTATTCTAATGTGGAATGCCTTTGTTTCTCTTTTATTAGGAAAAATGATTTTGCAAAGTTTGAACATCACTCTGGTTTTTACCAGTTATGGACCTCCTGGTGCACTTAATTATGGAGTTTTTGTAATCTCTCTTGTAGTATATCTTACAACTGTTTTTGCAAATGTAACACTGATGCTGGTGATCTGCTTGGACACATCTCTCCATAAGCCCatgtacatatttttattcaacctgGCTATTAATGGACTAATTGGATCATCTTCTGTACTTCCTAAAATACTGGAGAATCTTATTGATAATATTAAAGAAATTCTGTATATTGACTGTATTCTGCAAGTATTCTTTATTAATGTTTATGCAACATGTGCTTATGCAATACTGACACTTATGGCATATGACAGGTATGTTTCAATTTGCAAACCTCTACAATATCACAATATCATGACTCCGGCTAAAATTAGACTTCTGCTTTTTATTGTATACTGTGTTCCTATCTGCTCTCTAGCTCTACAGGTGTATTTTACATCAAGGCTGCCAATGTGCAGGTATACAATAAACAAATTGTTTTGTGACAATTTGGCAGTTGTTAATCTCTCTTGTGTCAAAAATACCTGGGGAGACCTGTATGGCATATGCCTTGTACTTATTTTTGTTGTTCTACCTCTAACCTTTGTCATCTTATCATATGTGCGGATATTATTTGTCTCTTTGAAGGCATCAGTAAGTGCCCGGAAAAAAGCTCTAAAAACATGCACTCcacatttaattacttttataaattTTTCACTGGCCTCTCTATTTTCTGTGATATATAATCGTTTTAATATAAGTCTTTCAAAGGAAGTTAATGTATTTATGTCAATTCATTTTATCCTCATCCCTCCACTTCTACATCCACTTATTTATGGAATTAGAACAAAGGAGATCAGCAATAGCATCACAAAAATATTTCAGAGAAAAATACTTGCTCttggttttaatttaaaaactgaacaaagGTGTAATGATTCACTGTTTATTTCtactaaataaataagtttatatGAATACATCTGAATgtcttattttacatttgtacattGTTTTCAAGCTTTGGAGAGGGACTCTGAAATTGTATATGTGCATCTTATATGTACagtttgcatgcatttatttataaatgtaatatatgtataaacagATTCCTGTTTCCTCAAAttttatgtggaaaaaaaaagtctaaatataaatAAGTTCAGGTGAGAAGAATGTGGAAGATAGAAAAAAAGGATGTTCTCTTCAGATTTATTGTAACCACTGATACTTTATAatttactgtgattttttttaatgaattattccatgtatttatttatttttaaacacaaaacaaaaaaggttgttaCTAGCATTATAAAAGTGCCATAATCATTATATTTGATcttatttgataaaaagtaaGCATCTAATTCCATGATCAGGAACACAGTGCTCTTCACacctattatttttaattgtatgccACCTTTTTCTTGTGAGTAGACCCCAAATATTttccctctttaaaaaaaaaaggaaaaaaaatgtgtttatctgtgtgtaaTGTATTAAGTTCAAAGcagataaaacaaattaatattttaggtaCTATAGGATTAAGAAAACATGCTTACAGCCTATACGTTTCACAGTGTCTTATCCACTTTGATCACACGCCAATCTCTGATCACGTTTTAACAAATAGTGTAGACCACTTTTCTGTTCacttttctataaattattttattttcacccaTCATGTCATAAAAATCATAGCAATCTTAAGTATATACTATATACagcagaaaaagtttttttttttttttttttttgactgacacAATAAAATTGTCATATCCCAAGTAAACTAGGATCCAAAGTAGACTAACCCTCTCTAAGAATTATATAAGCAggcatataccgtattttccgcactaacTTAATTTTATCAAAAAATGACAGAGCGCCTTATATATGGAGCAAGGcactctgtcaaaatgttgacattccatttagcacagctccatctactGGATGCATAACACAAatccagtcaaacgtttgacttcTGTATCTTCTATTCTTTGttccttataatccggtgcgccctatatatgaaaacagttctaaaataggccattcattgaattTGCGGCTTATAATCCGGTGTGCCTTATGGTGCGGTAAATATGGTAGATGAATCCTTGCCCATGTCTGCACCATGACATCCAACACTAGCTGGGTTTAATCAACAGTCATGTTGTGATGCAAACAGGTCAACTTGTGCCTATCCTAATTACATCCTAATCAACTCCACTACCTCGGGATGGTTCTCTCGCCTTGGGCACCAAATAACGTAGAGCTGGCCCtggctggagatgtacttataatcacaggagcatttttactgacgagatgcgcatgaaaatcgcattagattttttcAAGCTTGTacgtctgcagactgcaagacgggggcgtaacttgaagtgagcgtaacttgaagtaggaggcgtaacttgaagttgtccaaatcacacagaaccacgcgagaTCTCAAAATGATAAGTTGTTGGCAATATGGCAGCACAGAGTAGAATATTGATTAAGTTTTAAGGGAGGCAGGGGTTTTAGGCAGGATTTGATGCATgatgtgtgtgtagatattaatGCTAGGAAACAATGTGAGAGATGTGTACGTTTTATTATATGATCTACACTCCGAAACAGAAGAGGGTGGTAATGCACCAATAAGCTGGATGCCAACCGCCCTTAAACTGGAAAGAAGACGAATATGACAGCTTGCTGTGAGAGACGAAGtagagaatatatttttttccctgaaataattatttaaaatgaagtgTATAAGTCATATTCAACAGTGATATTGTTTTTGTAGTTAATAATCTATTAAAACTAAGGCGAAAAGTAAGCAACATATAAGCAAAAGTTCTAAAGACGCTATCACCAGGTTTCACAGGCATAATCTACCCTGTCAGTGACTTACATAATATAGCATATTTGTGATTtcgctgtaaacatgttttataatgcataactAACAGTGAAGCtccattaatcaatcaatcaatcacctttatttatatagtgctttaaacaaaatacattgcgccaaagcactgaacaacattcatttggaaaacagtgtctcaataatgcaaaatgatagttaaaggcagttcatcattgaattcattgatgtcatctctgttcagttgaaatagtgtctgttttaatttgcaatcaagtcaacgatatcgctgtagatgaagtgaccccaactaagcaagccagaggcgacagcggcaaggaaccgaaactccatcggtgacagaatggagaaaaaaaccttgggagaaaccaggctcagttggggggccagttctcctctgaccagacgaaaccagtagttcaattccaggctgcagcaaagtcagattgtgcagaagaatcatctgtttcctgtggtcttgtcctggtgctcctctgagacaaggtctttacaggggatctgtatctggggctctagttgtcctggtctccgctgtctttcagggcagtagaggtcctttctaggtgctgatccaccatctggtctggatacgtactggatccgggtgactgcagtgaccctctgatctggacacagactggatctggtggctacggtgacctcggaacaagagagaaacagacaaatattagcgtagatgccattcttctaatgatgtagaaagtacggtgttatgtgaagtgttccggttccagtttacctaattaatgcagcctaaaaatcctttaacggatttggatattaaaagcatattagtatgttatgtgtatgccaggttaaagagatgggtctttaatctagatttaaactgcaagagtgtgtctgcctcccgaacaatgttaggtaggttattccagagtttaggcgccaaataggaaaaggatctgccgcccgcagttgattttgatattctaggtattatcaaattgcctgagttttgagaacgtagcggacgtagaggagtataatgtaaaaggagctcattcaaatactgaggtgctaaaccattcagggctttataagtaataagcaatattttaaaatctatacgatgtttgatagggagccagtgcagtgtggacaggaccgggctaatatggtcatacttcctggttctagtaagaactcttgctgctgcattttggactagctgtagtttgtttaccaagcgtgcagaacaaccacccaataaagcattacagtagtctaaccttgaagtcataaatgcatggattaacatttctgcatttgacattgagagcataggccgtaatttagatatatttttgagatggaaaaatgcagttttacaaatgctag
Proteins encoded in this region:
- the LOC113115569 gene encoding olfactory receptor 52K1-like, translating into MWNAFVSLLLGKMILQSLNITLVFTSYGPPGALNYGVFVISLVVYLTTVFANVTLMLVICLDTSLHKPMYIFLFNLAINGLIGSSSVLPKILENLIDNIKEILYIDCILQVFFINVYATCAYAILTLMAYDRYVSICKPLQYHNIMTPAKIRLLLFIVYCVPICSLALQVYFTSRLPMCRYTINKLFCDNLAVVNLSCVKNTWGDLYGICLVLIFVVLPLTFVILSYVRILFVSLKASVSARKKALKTCTPHLITFINFSLASLFSVIYNRFNISLSKEVNVFMSIHFILIPPLLHPLIYGIRTKEISNSITKIFQRKILALGFNLKTEQRCNDSLFISTK